The window GCTGGTGCCGGGCATCGCCCAGGCGCTGCGTGCCTCGGGCCTGGCCTGTGGCGCCATCGACGCCTGCACCTCGCGTGGCATCTCGGGCGTCTCCGGGTCCACGGTCGTGGTCAACCTCGCGGCCTCCCGGGCGGCGGTGCGCGATGGCATGGCGACGCTGACCCCGCTGGTCCACCACGTCATCGACCAGCTGCAGAAGCACACCGTTGAGTAGCCGCGAGCGGCGGCCGCGCCGCCGGGTGGTGCGTCCCTCGGATGCCCCCAGCATCGACAGGGACGCAGACCGCCCGGACTCCCTGTTCAGGGGTGCCCGGGCGGCCGATGAGGAGAGGGAGGTCATCCTCGACCCTGAGATCGAGGACTCCGTCTCCGCGGAGGAGTTCTGGCGCGAGCAGCGCCCTCCGCACTACTGACTAGCGCTTGAGCAGGTCACGGATCTCGGTGAGCAGCTCGACGTCGGTCGGCTGCGGCTCCTCCTCGTCCTGCTTGATGCCGCGCTTGGCGGCGGCGATCTCGTTGAGCTTGTTCATCGGCGCGACGATGACGAAGTAGACGACGGCGGCGATGAGCAGGAAGTTGACGGCGGCGGTGATGACGGCGCCGAAGTCCAGGAACGTGGCGTCGTTGCCGGAGACGATGTGGAAGCCGAGGCCGGACATGTCGTTGTTGCCGAGGGAGGCGATCAGCGGGTTGATGAGGTTGTCGGTGAAGGCGGTCACGATGGCGGTGAATGCGCCGCCGATGACCACGGCCACAGCCAGGTCAATGACGTTGCCGCGCATGATGAATTCCTTGAAACCCTGGAACATCTGAGATCCTTCCGTGTGGAATCTGAAATTGCTTAAGAACGAGAGCACTCTAAACCAGTTTCCCTCATTTCGGGAGAGTCGGCGTGAGAACCACCGCGAGAGGGGTGCCCAGGGACGCCGCCGCCACCCGGTGGGCGTCCTCCTCCGGCAGTCCGATGAGCAGGGTGCCTGGTGACTCCCGGGTGTCGGCCAGAATCACCCTCCCACCTGTGGCGATGACGTCCGTTCCGGCCCGGTCATGTCCGTCTGTGACCACATTGACGACATCCCCGTGGTGCAGCAACGGCAGGATCTCAGGTTCCGCGAGTCGCAACGGCACCATCGTCGTGATGTTCCCCACAAAGCTCCCCGACAGGTCCTTCCCCACGAAGCGGGACAGCGTGGCGACCTCCCCCGCCTCCGCGGCAGCGGCGAGGACGCGCCCCTCCACCTCCGCCGGATCACGCAGGGCGGAGGCGGGCAGCAGGTGCCCGGGGACGGTGACCGGGTGGACGTCGTCACGCGACACCACCTCCCCGGCGGGGACCGCCCGGGTGAACACCAGGGCCCGCGGACCGGAGGAACCGGCGTCGCGGAGAGCGAGCAGGAGGGCGGCGAGAAGGAGGACGGCGGCCAGCGCCCGGCGGAGCAGGACGGAACGGCGCCAGCCGGGCGTGCGGAGGACGGAGAACAGGCTCATGCAGTATTGGACTGCCCCCGCCCCCGGAAGGTTCCCCCGTCAGGAGAAGTGACGCACCCCGGCGGGGGTGATCGCCATGTCGACGGGCATGTCATGGTCCTCGACGGGGATGTCGTCGCGGATCTCCCCATTGTAGAGGAGCACCGCCGTACGGGGCGGATCATCCGACTCCGCGAACCGGGCCAGGGCACGGTCGTAGAAACCGCCCCCCTTGCCCAGGCGGATGCCCTCCGGGGAGACACCCAGGGCCGGGATGAGGATGAGGCGGCACGAGTCGATGGCGTCCGGGCCGAGCCGCTCGCCGGTCGGCTCCGAGATGCCGAGCGCCCCCGGGCTCAGGGCGAGACGACCCTGGTAGAGGGCCCAGTCCAGGCGGC of the Corynebacterium humireducens NBRC 106098 = DSM 45392 genome contains:
- the mscL gene encoding large conductance mechanosensitive channel protein MscL; translated protein: MFQGFKEFIMRGNVIDLAVAVVIGGAFTAIVTAFTDNLINPLIASLGNNDMSGLGFHIVSGNDATFLDFGAVITAAVNFLLIAAVVYFVIVAPMNKLNEIAAAKRGIKQDEEEPQPTDVELLTEIRDLLKR
- a CDS encoding SAF domain-containing protein codes for the protein MSLFSVLRTPGWRRSVLLRRALAAVLLLAALLLALRDAGSSGPRALVFTRAVPAGEVVSRDDVHPVTVPGHLLPASALRDPAEVEGRVLAAAAEAGEVATLSRFVGKDLSGSFVGNITTMVPLRLAEPEILPLLHHGDVVNVVTDGHDRAGTDVIATGGRVILADTRESPGTLLIGLPEEDAHRVAAASLGTPLAVVLTPTLPK
- a CDS encoding 5-formyltetrahydrofolate cyclo-ligase: MNIREKKSILRASLTQARRGMSAEDVRAEDSAIIAHAAALLRSMTPDETTVAAYSPLPGEPGGSLLLDALHGEASSLLLPVSLPGGRLDWALYQGRLALSPGALGISEPTGERLGPDAIDSCRLILIPALGVSPEGIRLGKGGGFYDRALARFAESDDPPRTAVLLYNGEIRDDIPVEDHDMPVDMAITPAGVRHFS